Proteins encoded together in one Microplitis mediator isolate UGA2020A chromosome 7, iyMicMedi2.1, whole genome shotgun sequence window:
- the LOC130671882 gene encoding alpha-2-macroglobulin-like protein 1 has protein sequence MCHIKLYILISTINLILASKIDPVDRGYIFTSPKKILAGETESGCLSLHNLEPPAHVLLELISPAAASTSTTAAADEEILASTSTLLETGSETCLELSVPDRAQMTYSMARLRLKIRFDKYPEYHVNTEKDVYIEYDSSIVFVETDKPIYKPGQDVNIRLLALTHDLKPWKRPIPKVWIENPAEVRVAQWTNLNMDRGIVQLQFPLSPDPNLGSWRIKVEKKKSHPHLIHTTSFDVKKYVLPKFQVTVTGPSYILADADNATWTICARYSYGEPVRGTLRIKCTPQIPSWRRGKYNFPAINYETRIDARDGCTGPFTVSSSEMGLPDWEVAPNSIIFTANLTQDGTETVETATSRVVVMHQALKLEFLPHTPKYFKLGLPYHGKLRVLRPDSETPAAGEKIQLCLRVRGKDDWWARVVVECKNFTSSAMGFVNFIVPPQHRNIVLLSFVATGIEYPTKYYSPDKRWRVFMDQPAAYIDVGAWYSPSESYLAVARGDQPIVCGEKYPFNVMYTLDPEATNESIAFHYSINSKGDLLIFGHVKHKPHKDSILNYAEFKNVLGRGSADATTGRSEVPKNNIVHRFPLSVKVTPSMAPISELLLYYVRPDGETVATTYTIEVNGGDSCFENHVKTTWLDTAATEDIKRAPGEVVRYNIEAAPWSLCGVSVVDSSTNFLARRDSKKSNLIDAEGAFDQTKKFHYNRGDTPALYQSVWSHCKKTIQPPETSIDEIDHLPSPAVEAPPVWDHSGARTWQSGFDSKRNSKRQSSSSSRKVRSSGISLNGVVNYVDAMQAFDDFGVIVMSDLILESRPCPQNSQWWPMNPLESIEMGHRSMDEPDRIWGNMKMPQAFPLLNFGVIEPTLTGSNADVGYIDQLPGVSPRSYFPETWLWELVTTGKDGKAVIKRTLPDTITNWMAHTICISSSYGLGIAPVTKLTAFQPFFLDYSLPYSVKRGELLRMKVSLFNYMQYSLPVKIHLIEAPGFELHLPTASPVGEYCVAPRKSIVHEYVLIPRVIGEINITVSAAVDLSANQTTCASEDKKIRTEIFTQDTIIKPILVLPEGFPIETTQSAFVCPKDFNDDSSITWNLSLPVDPDNFIADSARAYVSLIGDLLGPALENLDNLVRLPFGCGEQNLILFVPNIHVINYLDATTNRGVDGPANPQLRQKAIRNMEKGYQRELNYRHPDGSYSAFGPQSSESTELGGSMWLTAFVVKSYAQARRYIHIDDRDLKLSVKWIYRKQLENGCFPVIGRIFHKDMKGGLQDDDSSTDYAAALTAYVLVALVESVGSTAGKNSLPPSVIDNAVNCLEKVMSKNLKEDGDLYTVAVGTYALTLLEHPSANKSMNLLLDRSTRLHDLLWWEDKTKTSSRGLSIEMTAYAVLSLVKLAGESNMALAHRAIRWMAKQRNAEGGFTSTQDTVIGLEALAKYATAMAVTNATTDLSILVTAGDVDRVIRMQDENRRVLVQIPLPVFPTLVEVFVEGEGCVLVQTNLKYNVAQVTGSQAFDLSVTSKPVGSSSDECSMQKINVCARYKMADEESNMALLEIKMISGYVAYKTTLHALLEDSPVTRVERFDEEPDGSISIYFDKLTAETTCISFLVWRENIVEKTEPANVKLYDYYRQELMITQSYNFVCCTCDADTEDNSPLEPIIPLPSRPELKELPIPVNTIIKKSEKRTGMMPTSLDTLQDIERHSKVIADGQLLVENKQYHDEVDPNLMIVKQNDITETPVPRASVSTTGTMGTVASLTSVELEEKKNDIGGSGAGDLEESEALEFESSYSKPLSSFIVIDHELDTPDGIEGPPPVYIKPSFDINNYSGNETDFTSNLNLRGSVLNNNIIINHNNNLSSQPTSADVYFNASDSKCPICGDKLPANIDDIYCSAGSVIKVAIRRLRRARLLLDMIDNQQPKRLRATVNLLLDDARCKCPPIDKPGSLALMIFSLTKDTSLLTIDGSEHKNYELDGLVSIYTLPISNLGGASFEIIKARSSCPRAVTA, from the exons ATGtgtcatataaaattatatattttaatatcaacgATAAACTTGATCCTCGCCAGCAAAATAGATCCCGTTGacag aGGGTACATTTTTACGTCGCCTAAAAAAATACTAGCTGGGGAAACTGAGAGCGGATGCTTGTCACTCCACAATTTAGAGCCACCGGCTCACGTTCTCCTGGAATTGATTTCACCAGCGGCGGCTTCGACCTCAACGACGGCTGCTGCTGACGAGGAAATTCTCGCGAGCACCAGCACGCTACTGGAAAccg gaagtGAAACATGTCTGGAATTATCGGTACCAGATCGCGCGCAGATGACCTACTCTATGGCGAGGCTCAGACTGAAGATACGGTTCGATAAATATCCCGAGTATCATGTTAACACGGAAAAAGATGTTTACATCGAGTATGATTCATCAATTGTATTTGTTGAGACTGATAAGCCGATTTATAAACCTGGACAAGATGTTAACATCAGACTACTTGCGTTGACTCATGATTTGAAACCATGGAAGAGAccg ATACCAAAAGTATGGATAGAGAACCCGGCAGAGGTTCGTGTTGCGCAGTGGACGAACCTGAACATGGACCGGGGAATAGTCCAGCTCCAGTTTCCGCTGTCGCCGGACCCGAATCTAGGCAGCTGGCGAATAAAAGTGGAGAAGAAAAAATCCCATCCGCATTTGATTCACACGACGAGCTTTGATGTAAAGAAGTACGTGCTGCCCAAGTTCCAGGTGACGGTGACTGGACCCAGTTATATTTTAGCGGATGCGGACAATGCGACCTGGACCATCTGCGCGAGGTACAGCTACGGCGAGCCGGTGCGTGGGACTCTCAGGataaagtgcacacctcagaTACCAAGTTGGCGTCGgggtaaatataattttcccGCGATAAATTACGAGACGCGGATTGACGCTCGCGATGGGTGCACGGGTCCATTCACTGTCTCTAGCTCGGAAATGGGGCTTCCGGACTGGGAAGTTGCGCCTAATAGTATTATCTTTACTGCAAATTTAACTCAAGACGGCACTGAGACCGTCGAGACAGCCACCAGCCGCGTGGTAGTCATGCACCAGGCTCTGAAACTCGAGTTTTTACCGCACACGCCCAAGTATTTTAAACTCGGGCTGCCCTATCACggaaaactccgagtgctgcgTCCAGATTCCGAGACCCCGGCTGCTGGGGAAAAAATCCAATTGTGTCTGCGCGTTCGCGGCAAAGACGACTGGTGGGCCCGGGTCGTGGTCGAGTGCAAAAATTTCACATCTTCCGCCATGGGATTCGTCAACTTCATCGTTCCGCCTCAGCACAGAAACATCGTCCTGCTGAGCTTCGTCGCCACGGGAATAGAGTACCCGACTAAGTACTACTCTCCGGACAAGCGATGGCGAGTGTTCATGGATCAGCCGGCAGCTTACATCGACGTCGGTGCCTGGTACTCGCCATCCGAAAGCTACTTGGCAGTGGCACGCGGCGACCAGCCGATAGTCTGCGGAGAGAAGTATCCATTCAATGTGATGTACACTCTGGACCCCGAGGCGACCAATGAATCGATTGCGTTCCACTACTCAATAAACTCGAAAGGCGACTTGCTGATTTTCGGTCACGTAAAACATAAACCTCACAAAGATTCAATTTTGAATTACGCGGAATTCAAAAACGTGTTGGGTCGTGGGTCTGCTGACGCGACGACTGGTCGCAGTGAAGTGCCCAAGAACAATATCGTCCATAGATTCCCGCTTAGCGTCAAAGTGACGCCAAGTATGGCACCGATCTCGGAACTTCTGCTGTACTACGTCCGTCCTGACGGCGAGACAGTGGCGACGACGTACACGATTGAGGTAAACGGCGGCGACAGTTGCTTTGAAAACCACGTAAAGACCACGTGGTTGGACACCGCAGCTACTGAAGACATCAAACGTGCGCCTGGTGAAGTCGTGCGTTACAACATTGAGGCTGCTCCTTGGTCGCTCTGCGGTGTTTCTGTCGTCGATTCGTCGACCAACTTCCTCGCACGACGGGACTCGAAGAAAAGTAATTTGATTGACGCAGAAGGAGCTTTTGATCAGACTAAAAAATTCCATTACAATCGTGGAGACACTCCGGCTCTGTATCAGAGTGTCTGGAGTCATTGCAAAAAAACTATTCAGCCTCCAGAAACTTCGATTGACGAAATAGACCACTTGCCTTCTCCAGCAGTTGAAGCTCCACCCGTTTGGGACCACAGCGGCGCGCGGACTTGGCAGAGTGGCTTCGATAGCAAACGCAACAGCAAACGacaatcatcatcatcatcacgaAAAGTTCGCAGCAGTGGAATAAGTTTAAACGGGGTAGTAAATTACGTCGACGCAATGCAAGCATTTGATGACTTTGGCGTGATAGTAATGAGCGATTTAATCCTGGAGTCACGTCCATGTCCGCAAAATAGCCAGTGGTGGCCGATGAATCCACTGGAGAGCATAGAAATGGGCCATCGAAGTATGGACGAGCCGGACCGGATTTGGGGTAACATGAAAATGCCCCAAGCGTTTCCACTTCTGAACTTCGGTGTCATCGAACCGACACTGACTGGCAGCAACGCCGACGTCGGATACATCGACCAGCTTCCGGGAGTCTCTCCGCGCTCTTACTTCCCTGAAACCTGGCTCTGGGAGTTGGTGACCACTGGCAAAGACGGCAAGGCTGTGATAAAACGCACGCTGCCGGACACCATCACCAATTGGATGGCCCACACTATTTGCATATCGTCCAGCTACGGGCTCGGCATTGCTCCAGTGACAAAGCTGACGGCATTCCAGCCTTTTTTTTTGGACTACAGTCTTCCTTACAGCGTAAAACGGGGCGAGTTGCTTCGAATGAAAGTCTCGCTGTTCAATTACATGCAGTACAGCTTGCCAGTTAAAATCCACTTGATCGAGGCACCGGGTTTTGAATTGCATTTACCAACTGCTTCCCCAGTCGGCGAGTACTGCGTAGCTCCCAGGAAGAGTATTGTCCACGAGTACGTCCTCATACCCCGGGTGATTGGTGAGATAAATATTACCGTGTCAGCGGCTGTTGATTTGTCAGCGAATCAAACTACCTGCGCAtcagaagataaaaaaataagaacagAAATTTTTACTCAGGACACGATAATAAAACCAATTCTAGTTCTACCAGAAGGTTTTCCTATCGAGACGACACAGTCTGCGTTTGTTTGTCCCAAAGATTTCAATGATGACTCGAGCATCACTTGGAACTTGAGTCTGCCAGTTGACCCAGACAATTTCATAGCTGACAGCGCGCGCGCATACGTGTCTCTGATTGGAGACTTACTGGGACCGGCTCTAGAAAATTTGGACAATCTGGTGCGTCTGCCATTTGGCTGCGGCGAAcagaatttgattttattcgtACCCAATATTCATGTCATTAATTATCTTGACGCGACGACAAATCGCGGAGTCGATGGACCAGCGAACCCGCAGCTCAGACAAAAAGCTATTCGTAACATGGAAAAAGGTTATCAGCGCGAGTTGAACTACCGGCATCCAGACGGCTCGTACTCGGCCTTTGGACCTCAGAGCTCCGAGAGCACTGAACTCGGTGGGTCCATGTGGCTCACTGCGTTCGTTGTTAAATCTTACGCCCAAGCGCGCCGGTACATTCACATTGACGACAGGGACCTCAAGCTATCCGTCAAGTGGATTTACCGAAAGCAGCTGGAGAACGGATGCTTCCCAGTGATCGGTAGGATTTTCCACAAAGACATGAAAGGAGGACTCCAGGATGATGACAGCAGCACTGACTACGCAGCGGCACTGACTGCCTACGTCCTGGTGGCACTTGTCGAGAGCGTTGGATCCACAGCCGGTAAAAATTCCCTGCCGCCTTCAGTCATCGACAACGCAGTCAATTGCCTGGAAAAAGTCATGAGCAAAAATCTGAAAGAAGACGGCGACTTGTATACAGTCGCCGTAGGAACTTACGCACTGACTTTGCTGGAGCATCCGAGTGCCAACAAGAGCATGAACCTGCTACTGGATCGTTCGACGCGACTCCACGACCTTTTGTGGTGGGAAGACAAAACCAAAACATCCTCTCGCGGTCTGAGCATCGAGATGACAGCCTACGCAGTGCTGAGTCTCGTTAAATTAGCGGGTGAGTCCAACATGGCGCTTGCCCATCGCGCTATCAGATGGATGGCCAAGCAGAGGAACGCCGAGGGCGGGTTCACTTCAACTCAGGACACGGTAATTGGTCTCGAAGCTCTCGCTAAATATGCGACCGCAATGGCAGTCACCAACGCCACCACTGATCTGTCGATTCTCGTGACTGCTGGAGATGTCGACAGGGTCATCCGCATGCAAGATGAGAACCGACGGGTGCTTGTGCAAATACCTCTCCCGGTATTTCCTACTCTCGTTGAGGTATTCGTTGAAGGCGAGGGCTGCGTCCTGGTCCAGACGAACCTCAAGTACAACGTCGCCCAAGTAACCGGGTCTCAGGCATTCGACCTGTCAGTCACCAGCAAACCCGTCGGCTCCAGCAGCGACGAGTGTTCGatgcaaaaaataaacgtcTGTGCCCGTTACAAAATGGCTGACGAAGAAAGCAACATGGCGCTGctggaaataaaaatgataagcGGATACGTCGCCTATAAAACAACTCTGCATGCTCTGCTTGAAGACTCGCCGGTGACTCGGGTCGAGCGATTCGACGAGGAGCCCGACGGCTCAATAAGTATTTACTTTGACAAGCTGACGGCTGAAACAACTTGCATATCTTTTCTCGTATGGCGCGAAAACATCGTCGAGAAAACCGAACCCGCGAATGTTAAACTGTACGATTATTACCGACAAGAATTAATGATTACCCAGAGTTACAATTTTGTTTGCTGCACTTGCGACGCCGATACTGAGGACAACAGCCCGCTGGAGCCAATAATACCCTTGCCGTCGCGACCGGAATTGAAAGAGCTTCCGATCCCAGTGaacacaataataaaaaaatcagaaaaaagAACCGGGATGATGCCGACGAGCCTGGACACTTTGCAAGATATTGAAAGACACAGCAAAGTAATCGCCGACGGGCAGTTGCTGGTGGAGAACAAGCAGTACCACGATGAGGTGGACCCGAACTTGATGATCGTAAAGCAGAATGACATCACCGAGACCCCGGTACCCAGAGCGAGTGTCAGCACGACCGGGACGATGGGGACCGTCGCCTCGCTGACCTCAGTGGAGctcgaggaaaaaaaaaacgacatCGGAGGCAGCGGGGCTGGTGATCTAGAAGAATCAGAAGCGTTAGAGTTTGAATCATCATACAGTAAACCTTTGTCATCATTTATTGTCATTGATCATGAATTAGATACACCAGACGGTATCGAAGGACCGCCTCCTGTTTATATTAAACCCTCGTTTGACATAAATAACTACAGCGGTAATGAAACAGATTTCACCTCTAATTTAAATCTACGTGGCAGTGTTTTAAATAACAACATTATCATAAACCACAACAATAATTTATCCTCGCAGCCGACGTCAGCGGACGTTTACTTCAACGCCAGTGACAGCAAGTGTCCAATATGCGGCGACAAGTTGCCGGCCAACATCGACGACATCTACTGCAGCGCCGGCAGTGTGATAAAAGTGGCGATTCGTCGTCTCCGTAGAGCCAGACTCCTGCTGGACATGATCGACAACCAGCAGCCGAAGCGTCTTCGCGCTACGGTGAATTTGCTGCTGGACGACGCGCGCTGCAAGTGCCCGCCGATTGACAAACCGGGAAGCTTGGCCTTGATGATCTTCAGCCTGACCAAGGACACCTCGCTCCTGACCATTGACGGCTCCGAGCACAAGAACTACGAGCTGGATGGACTGGTATCGATATACACCTTGCCGATTTCAAACCTCGGCGGCGCTtcctttgaaataataaaagctCGTTCTTCTTGTCCAAGAGCTGTGACTGCGTGA
- the LOC130671886 gene encoding peptidyl-prolyl cis-trans isomerase FKBP8: MEPDQEYGSQADFIKDEFNFGVDPKDPYTKALLNEEPKEDEWMDILGNGQLKKKTIVKGQKGTRPNQGDLCTVDITGSLTPDGKEVFETLKAVTVQLGDHEVIQGLELALALMDVGEVAEVEIAARFGYGDVGRQPEIPAGAKLFYNVELKSVEMEPDIDSLTVGERKAIGNKKRERGNWWFSRDEPTIAIQCYRRALEFLVPGDNYDPKKLKDDKIITDSDLEVLLDDRTKVYNNLAAAQIKTEAYEAALESVDNVLRTEPHNVKALFRKGRILHKKGEYSSAVKVFQEAAKLDPESKAIQQELSVLKGKSARENIYEKKLYRKMLGGSSAESSSTESKKNSKPSKKSNKSKLAWSLIGGTLAAVTGVILYKLSF; the protein is encoded by the exons atgGAGCCGGATCAAGAGTACGGCAGCCAAGCGGATTTCATAAAAGACGAATTTAATTTCGGTGTTGATCCAAAGGATCCCTACACCAAAGCTCTGCTGAACGAGGAGCCCAAGGAAGACGAGTGGATGGACATCCTGGGCAATGGTCAGTTGAAGAAAAAGACGATCGTCAAGGGACAGAAAGGCACTAGACCTAACCAAGGCGACCTGTGCACTGTTGACATCACCGGAAGTTTGACTCCAGATGGCAAGGAGGTCTTTGAAACCTTGAAGGCTGTCACTGTCCAGCTTGGAGATCACGAAGTCAtccag GGGCTAGAGTTGGCTCTGGCGCTGATGGACGTCGGCGAAGTTGCTGAGGTAGAAATAGCAGCGAGATTCGGGTATGGAGATGTCGGTAGACAGCCGGAAATACCAGCAGGAgctaaacttttttataacgTTGAATTAAAAAGTGTGGAAATGGAGCCGGACATTGACAGTTTGACTGTCGGTGAAAGAAAAGCCAttgg gaataAGAAACGGGAACGCGGGAACTGGTGGTTTTCTCGCGACGAACCGACGATAGCGATCCAGTGCTACCGCAGGGCATTGGAATTTTTAGTTCCCGGTGACAATTACGATCCGAAGAAATTGAaagatgataaaataataacagacAGTGACTTGGAAGTGCTTTTGGACGACAGAACAAAAGTTTACAACAATCTTGCGGCTGCTCAAATAAAAACTGAGGCTTACGAAGCGGCTCTGGAAAGTGTCGACAACGTTCTGAGAACTGAACCCCACAATGTAAAGGCATTATTCAGAAAAG GTCGGATTCTTCATAAAAAAGGCGAGTACTCAAGTGCCGTAAAAGTTTTCCAAGAGGCTGCGAAGCTGGACCCGGAGTCTAAAGCCATCCAGCAAGAGCTGTCAGTCCTCAAGGGAAAAAGTGCCCGCGAAAATATATACGAGAAAAAACTGTATCGTAAAATGCTGGGGGGCTCAAGCGCGGAGAGCTCGTCGacagaaagtaaaaaaaattcaaaaccctcaaaaaaatcaaacaaaaGTAAATTAGCCTGGAGTTTGATCGGCGGGACACTGGCAGCTGTCACCGGTGTGATTCTgtacaaattatcattttaa
- the LOC130672286 gene encoding protein MCM10 homolog: MSDDSDVGDLLEDLLANDEEAPKKVIKELDFNFLDSVEEQSDGQQKVEEKVDKDVSKLIHDLDSSDDEDNKYFEERTYSEAGRSIKELLKKQQDDKNHLSGPRSSSSDMNKSNSWDIKEKVSNNTFSRSPRADSKSKAGDGAGAGAGNKLKEGPIKEWLKKPSDIYTDPVFGLRIVKPLISSNELAERMKGRAAVTVSKVKNFITTQDLNNDWVIAGVLIQRSATKKSQNGNAYCIWTISDLTENVNRVTVFLFKGAYKTFWKVTDGVVVGILNPSVLEARNDKDEAALSVDNAQKIMILGNSKDLGRCKSVKKNGDPCNAIVNVNRCEYCVYHVKTEYNKASRRQDLQTDHMNRKFGTNFGSKNNLNAGSKGSGMYSQANHHTNMLVVPAKRNLKMEQKDSERLALLTGTGKSSNPGPGDSKPGAVGPGLGNGPAETVESASKIKNTDRLQKIRDWNPKTSNLIAGVLSPLRPTSIAEKVTTPKCTLSPLPPIPRLGSGLKGSTIDFSEPITKKHINKAKKNAIEWVKSNGGFKQSNPNKIAASREKKVQASKRTREEPEDPEPAAKKAAKERFKELMEKTSAHGDLIEKSQENEQEKYFNKLEAKERMEEKMIKTFKVDCKAVKCLICKYTSFSASDLCKTQKHPLRVIDAVKSFFKCGDCGNRTVSLDRIPSMSCNKCSGSSWLRTGMMDEKKVGLARDKLSIRGGEEKFIGGNITDTSLSLLVPDTD, translated from the coding sequence atgagtgaTGACTCGGATGTTGGAGACCTTCTGGAAGATCTCCTGGCCAATGATGAGGAAGCGCCGAAGAAAGTAATCAAGGAGTTGGATTTTAATTTCCTGGACTCTGTGGAAGAGCAAAGTGACGGCCAGCAGAAAGTTGAGGAGAAAGTTGACAAAGACGTTTCGAAACTTATTCATGATCTGGACTCTTCGGATGATGAGGACAATAAGTATTTTGAGGAGCGAACTTATTCGGAAGCGGGTAGAAGTATAAAAGAGCTTTTGAAAAAACAGCAGGATGACAAAAATCATTTGTCTGGACCAAGATCCAGTTCATCGGATATGAATAAATCAAATTCCTGGGAtattaaagaaaaagtttCCAACAACACATTTTCTAGAAGTCCGCGCGCTGATTCAAAGTCTAAAGCTGGGGATGGAGCCGGTGCTGGTGctggaaataaattaaaagaaggGCCGATCAAGGAATGGCTGAAGAAACCTTCGGATATTTATACAGACCCGGTGTTTGGTCTGCGGATTGTGAAGCCTCTGATATCATCGAATGAGCTGGCAGAGCGCATGAAAGGTCGCGCTGCTGTCACGGTATCAAAGGTCAAGAACTTCATCACCACTCAGGACCTCAACAACGACTGGGTGATCGCGGGAGTCCTGATCCAGAGATCCGCGACCAAGAAGTCCCAGAACGGGAACGCCTACTGCATCTGGACCATCAGCGACCTCACGGAAAACGTGAATAGAGTGACGGTCTTTCTGTTCAAAGGAGCCTACAAGACGTTCTGGAAGGTAACTGATGGTGTCGTCGTCGGTATCTTGAACCCCTCGGTCCTGGAGGCACGTAATGACAAAGACGAAGCAGCTCTGTCGGTTGATAACGCTCAGAAAATAATGATTCTGGGTAATTCAAAGGATCTTGGACGCTGCAAGTCGGTTAAGAAGAATGGAGACCCTTGCAATGCCATTGTCAATGTCAATAGATGCGAGTACTGCGTTTACCACGTCAAGACTGAGTACAATAAAGCTTCCAGGAGACAAGATTTGCAGACTGATCATATGAACAGAAAGTTTGGGACTAATTTTggatcgaaaaataatttgaacgcTGGTAGCAAAGGTTCCGGGATGTATTCACAAGCTAATCATCACACTAACATGCTAGTGGTACCAGCAAAACGTAATCTTAAAATGGAGCAGAAAGATTCTGAGCGATTGGCTTTGCTAACTGGAACTGGTAAGAGTTCAAATCCTGGTCCAGGTGATTCAAAACCTGGTGCAGTTGGACCAGGACTAGGGAATGGACCAGCAGAAACGGTTGAGTCGgcgagtaaaataaaaaacacagACCGGTTACAGAAAATACGTGATTGGAATCCTAAGACATCAAACTTAATAGCCGGTGTCTTGTCACCATTGAGACCTACGTCAATTGCTGAAAAAGTAACGACTCCCAAGTGTACTCTGTCACCACTACCACCGATACCGCGACTTGGTTCCGGTCTTAAAGGAAGCACGATAGACTTCTCCGAGCCCATTACCAAGAAACACATCAACAAGGCCAAGAAAAATGCCATCGAGTGGGTGAAGAGCAATGGGGGCTTCAAGCAGTCGAACCCCAACAAAATAGCAGCCAGTCGAGAGAAAAAGGTACAGGCCAGCAAGCGAACTCGCGAGGAACCAGAAGATCCTGAGCCTGCAGCTAAAAAAGCTGCCAAGGAGAGATTTAAGGAACTGATGGAAAAGACTTCGGCCCATGGGGATCTGATAGAAAAGTCACAGGAGAACGAgcaggaaaaatatttcaataaactgGAGGCCAAGGAGAGGATGGAGGAGAAGATGATCAAGACTTTCAAAGTCGACTGCAAAGCTGTCAAGTGTTTGATCTGCAAGTACACGTCGTTCTCCGCATCTGATCTCTGCAAGACTCAGAAGCATCCGCTGAGAGTAATCGACGCGGTCAAGAGCTTCTTCAAGTGCGGAGACTGCGGCAACAGGACTGTCAGTCTTGACAGAATTCCTTCAATGTCTTGCAATAAATGCAGCGGGTCCTCCTGGTTGAGGACCGGGATGATGGACGAGAAGAAGGTCGGGTTGGCCAGAGACAAATTGTCCATTCGCGGAGGAGAAGAAAAATTCATTGGAGGCAACATTACGGACACGAGTCTCAGTCTTCTTGTTCCTGATACTgattaa